A region from the uncultured Macellibacteroides sp. genome encodes:
- the gnd gene encoding decarboxylating NADP(+)-dependent phosphogluconate dehydrogenase, giving the protein MKLADVGLIGLAVMGENLALNMESKGYTVAVYNRSAPGEEGIVDRFINGRGNNKKFIGTHNIQALVNSIEKPRKIMMMVKAGSPVDELIGQLVPFLSPGDVIIDGGNSDFNDTERRVKEVEQQGFYFVGSGISGGEEGALHGPSIMPGGSSAAWSLVKDLLQSIAAKLEDGTPCCQWIGNGGAGHFVKMVHNGIEYGDMQLIAEAYSLLKEGKNSGNSELASVFDTWNKGDLDSFLIEITANILRFKESDNSYLVDNILDVAGQKGTGKWSAIAAMDQNDPLTLVTEAVYARMLSGLKSERQKASELYPNHGSEVASLPTDDVRDALYASKIISYAQGFSLIRRASEHYKWDLNYGAIAQIWRKGCIIRSAFLAKITEAYQHNPLLENLLFDPFFKDKIEKAQSSWRKVVAAGISSGVALPSMSAALSYFDGLRTLHSSANLIQAQRDYFGAHTYERTDSPRGAFFHTDWTGKGGSTHSGNYNV; this is encoded by the coding sequence ATGAAATTAGCAGATGTTGGTCTGATTGGCTTGGCAGTAATGGGCGAAAACCTTGCTTTAAATATGGAAAGCAAAGGGTATACGGTAGCAGTTTACAATCGTAGCGCACCAGGTGAAGAAGGAATAGTCGATCGCTTTATCAATGGCCGGGGAAATAATAAAAAGTTTATAGGAACACATAATATCCAAGCGCTGGTTAATTCGATTGAGAAACCTCGTAAAATAATGATGATGGTGAAAGCCGGTTCGCCTGTTGATGAGCTTATTGGTCAGCTTGTACCCTTCCTTTCGCCGGGCGATGTAATTATCGATGGAGGTAACTCCGACTTTAATGATACCGAACGCAGAGTGAAGGAAGTGGAACAACAAGGTTTTTATTTTGTAGGTTCAGGAATTTCGGGAGGCGAAGAAGGTGCCTTGCACGGACCATCCATCATGCCTGGAGGTTCATCTGCTGCGTGGTCTTTGGTAAAAGACCTTCTGCAATCTATCGCAGCCAAGCTGGAAGATGGCACGCCGTGTTGTCAGTGGATAGGAAATGGTGGCGCAGGTCATTTTGTAAAGATGGTTCACAATGGCATAGAATATGGCGACATGCAGTTGATAGCCGAAGCTTATTCTCTGCTTAAAGAAGGGAAGAATTCCGGTAACAGCGAACTTGCATCTGTATTTGATACTTGGAACAAGGGCGATCTTGATAGCTTCCTGATCGAAATCACAGCTAATATTTTACGCTTTAAAGAATCAGACAACAGCTATCTTGTAGATAATATTCTGGACGTGGCCGGACAAAAAGGGACAGGTAAATGGAGTGCTATCGCAGCCATGGATCAGAACGATCCGCTTACGCTGGTAACCGAAGCGGTTTATGCCCGTATGCTTTCGGGGTTGAAGAGCGAACGACAAAAAGCATCCGAATTGTATCCCAATCATGGATCGGAAGTTGCTTCATTGCCTACAGACGATGTAAGGGATGCGTTGTATGCTTCAAAAATCATATCTTATGCGCAAGGCTTTTCTTTGATACGTCGTGCTTCGGAACATTACAAATGGGATTTAAACTATGGTGCCATTGCGCAGATATGGCGAAAAGGTTGTATAATCCGATCGGCTTTCCTTGCAAAGATTACTGAAGCCTATCAGCATAACCCATTGCTCGAAAACCTGCTTTTCGATCCATTCTTTAAAGATAAAATTGAGAAAGCCCAGTCATCCTGGCGCAAGGTTGTAGCCGCAGGTATTTCTTCGGGAGTAGCTTTGCCATCCATGAGTGCGGCTCTAAGTTATTTCGACGGATTACGTACCCTCCATTCGTCCGCCAATTTAATACAGGCTCAGCGCGATTACTTTGGTGCACATACCTACGAACGCACAGATAGCCCAAGAGGGGCCTTTTTCCATACCGACTGGACCGGAAAGGGTGGTAGCACCCATTCGGGTAATTATAACGTATAA